The following is a genomic window from Rhododendron vialii isolate Sample 1 chromosome 9a, ASM3025357v1.
CGGCTGGTCAAAGGCACAATTCCTGTGCTTAGATCATTTGCCAGTTGTGTATTTCCAACTAGATTGGTCGAAGCAAGGTCTAGTGTAACGGTAAACTTTTTGGTCCTTCGGAATTGGGCTTTCGATTTGGGAATAACAACACTCCCAACCTCAGTTTCGCCGTAGTAGAAATACATTGTGCTGTTGTCGTACTTGTAGGGGCCAAAATTGGTGTTCTTGATCCCAAGTGCGACGTTGGTTTTAAGATTGAAGGACGTGTTCGTCGTTGGGATATCAAACGTGTCGAAGGTGGCAGATCTAACCCGGAACTTGGGATTCCGGACCTTCATGACCGTCATGGAGAAGAGGAGTATGATTCCGGTCTGGAAAACGACGAACGCT
Proteins encoded in this region:
- the LOC131299898 gene encoding uncharacterized protein LOC131299898, whose protein sequence is MADKEQGAYHPAAANGYTRSGEEGTAFDAKELRRQKHKKWLLYGVAFVVFQTGIILLFSMTVMKVRNPKFRVRSATFDTFDIPTTNTSFNLKTNVALGIKNTNFGPYKYDNSTMYFYYGETEVGSVVIPKSKAQFRRTKKFTVTLDLASTNLVGNTQLANDLSTGIVPLTSRSKLTGKVELMLIFKKKKAVDMICTMEVNTATQSLQNINCK